The following nucleotide sequence is from Streptomyces brevispora.
TGCATCGGCCAGGCCCACAGGGCGGCCGCACCACCCGGGGCGCGCCGTGCGGCCGGGTACACCGCGCCGCCGTAAACGGTCATGGGCAGCCGGCTCAGAGGGGCCGGTTTCCGGAGGGGACGTCTCTGGCCTTGGACACGGATGGGAGCAAGCGGCGGGCGCTTGGCGGTCAGGTCGGCCCAGTAGCTGAGGGGGTCGTTTGTACGACTTGAACGCGCGTACCGGCGCGACGTCCTCGAACCGCACGGCCCCGGCATCCACCAGCGAGCGACGGAACTCGGACCCGCCCTGGTCGGCGTACGCGATCTCGGGCCCACCGCCGGCGGCTCAGAGTCGAAGGGCAGCAGCCACCACCCGATCGCTCACAGCGAACACCCCCCGGGGAACATTGAGCGGCTCAGCAGCATTGAGTCTTCATAGCTCAACTTGACTGCCGAAGGGGAGATCATGGCTACTGAGTCCGATGCGGTCACACCGCTCACCCTGCCTGTGCTGCCGCTCGACGACGAGGTCGTGCTGCCCGGAATGGTGGTACCTCTGGACCTGTCCGAAACCGAAGTGCGCGCCGCGGTGGAGTCCGCACAGGCCGCTGTCCGTGAGGGCGGCGGCAAGCCCGAGGTGCTGCTCGTCCCGCGCATCGACGGCACCTACACCGGGACCGGTGTCATCGGCACCGTCGAACAGGTCGGACGGCTCTCCGACGGCGACCCCGGCGCGCTCATCCGCGGCCGCGCCCGGGTGCGGATCGGTGCAGGGACCGGTGGACCGGGCGCCGCGCTCTGGGTGGAGGGGACCAGGGTCGACGCATCGGCCCCCGATCCGCTCCCCGGAGCCGCCGCCGAGCTGGCCAAGGAGTACAAGGCGCTCGCCACCAGCTGGCTGAAACAGCGCGGCGCCTGGCAGGTCGTGGACCGGGTCCAGCAGATCGAGGACATCTCCGCGCTCGCCGACAATTCCGGATACTCACCCTTCCTCACCACCGCGCAGAAGGTGCGGCTGCTGGAGACCGCCGACGCGGTCGACCGGCTGAGGCTCGCCATCCAGTGGCTCCGTGAACACCTCGCCGAGCAGGACGTCGCCGAGTCCATCGCGAAGGACGTCCAGGAGGGCGTCGACAAGCAGCAGCGCGAGTTCCTGCTGCGGCGCCAGCTCGACGCCGTACGCAAGGAGCTCTCCGAACTCAACGGTGACCCCGATTCCGGCGACGAGTCCGACGACTACCGGGCGCGCGTAGAGGCCGCCGATCTTCCCGGCAACGTCCGCGAGGCCGCGCTCAAGGAGGTCGACAAGCTGGAGCGTTCCTCCGACCAGAGCCCGGAGGGCTCCTGGATCAGGACCTGGCTCGACACCGTCCTCGAACTGCCGTGGACCGAACGGACCGAGGACGCCTACGACATCCGTGGTGCCCGGGAGATCCTGGACGCCGAGCACGCGGGCCTCCAGGACGTGAAGGAGCGCATCACCGAGTACCTCGCGGTGCGCAAGCGCCGTGCGGACCGCGGTCTGGGCGTCGTCGGCGGGCGGCGCGGCGGCGCGGTGCTGGCCCTGGTCGGCCCGCCCGGCGTGGGCAAGACCTCGCTCGGCGAATCCGTGGCGCACGCCATGGGCCGCACGTTCGTCCGCGTCGCGCTCGGCGGTGTCCGGGACGAGGCGGAGATCCGCGGCCACCGGCGCACCTACGTCGGCGCGCTTCCCGGACGCATCGTCCGAGCCATCAAGGAGGCCGGTTCGATGAA
It contains:
- the lon gene encoding endopeptidase La: MATESDAVTPLTLPVLPLDDEVVLPGMVVPLDLSETEVRAAVESAQAAVREGGGKPEVLLVPRIDGTYTGTGVIGTVEQVGRLSDGDPGALIRGRARVRIGAGTGGPGAALWVEGTRVDASAPDPLPGAAAELAKEYKALATSWLKQRGAWQVVDRVQQIEDISALADNSGYSPFLTTAQKVRLLETADAVDRLRLAIQWLREHLAEQDVAESIAKDVQEGVDKQQREFLLRRQLDAVRKELSELNGDPDSGDESDDYRARVEAADLPGNVREAALKEVDKLERSSDQSPEGSWIRTWLDTVLELPWTERTEDAYDIRGAREILDAEHAGLQDVKERITEYLAVRKRRADRGLGVVGGRRGGAVLALVGPPGVGKTSLGESVAHAMGRTFVRVALGGVRDEAEIRGHRRTYVGALPGRIVRAIKEAGSMNPVVLLDEIDKVGSDYRGDPAAALLEVLDPAQNHTFRDHYLEVELDLSDVVFLATANVLEAIPEALLDRMELVRLDGYTEDEKVVIARDHLLPRQLERAGLEKDEVTLGESALRKLAGEYTREAGVRNLERAVARLLRKVAAQHELGDRELPFTVTDEDLRGLIGRPHHVPESAQDPAERRTSVPGVATGLAVTGAGGDVLFVEASLADPETGASGLTLTGQLGDVMKESAQIALSFLRSHGAELELPVADLKDRGVHIHFPAGAVPKDGPSAGITMTTALASLLSGRLVRTDVAMTGEVSLTGRVLPIGGLKQKLLAAHRAGITTVVIPKRNEADLDDVPAEVLDTLEVHPVTDVRQVLEIALAPASARAERRIPAAA